GGCTGAGTGTTTGATTTATCATCTTTTTATCTAGTCTCCAAGAACTTCCAATGCACTCATATTCTAACAAATGGAGTATTACTTCTGGCTTTTAGTTATCACTGTTGAGCACAGAATGGTTAATAAGCTTAACTATCCTTTGGACTTTTATTTTGCTCCGAACAGTTGGGCCTGGTGGAAGTCCAAATGAGAATGGAGAAACTACGATTGATGCTCTGGTCATGGATGGGGTAACCACCATTTTCATGTTTGATGTTTTTGCCATCCATTATTGTTCTCTCTACTGTAGCATGCTTCTCGGTGCACAATAGAAATGACTATCTATCACGTGTCTGCTAAGGACACACATAGGTGACAATGGAGGTTGGAGCTGTTGCTGCTATGAGTTACGTGAAGGATGGCATCAGAGCTGCTAGATTAGTAATGCAGCATACTAAACACACTTTGCTTGTTGGAGAGCAAGCCTCTGCATTTGCTTTATCAATGGGTCTCCCAGGACCCACAAACCTTAGTTCATCCGAGTCTTTGGCGAAGTGGAgtaaatggaaagaaaatcgCTGCCAACCTAATTTTAGGCAAAATGTTGTACCTATCAATAGTTGTGGCCCATATCATCCAAGGGATTCTCTTGACCTAACTAAAGAGGCATGTTCCAGAGCCAAGCTTTTGGAAACTAGTGAATCAAGATCATCCCTCGTTGGTCTTCACAACCATGACACTATAGCAATGGCTGTCATTGACAGAGTAAGTTGTTGATGAAAGCATTGTTCCATTAATTATATTCATTAAATTTAAGTGAAATTCTTGTTTCTTGCATAGATGGGGCACCTTGCCGTTGGTACATCAACTAATGGAGCAACATATAAGATCCCTGGCAGGTAAGTTTGACATGAGGCCTTACAATCATTGGAGTTGATCTGAATATACAATGGAACCATATTAAACCAGTGATCTTGTTGATGCTGTTGTGATTTAATTGGTAAAACACAATTCTAAACATTAATATGTCGAGGAGGTGCAAAGGCCCTCGGCAAGAAGTTTTCTGCAATTGCACGTCGGGTAATCCAAGAAGAAATTCCCCCAGTCCAATGgcctctaaaaattatttgcacTCAAGGGTTCGGACCTTAGACccagagggagcataccaccaagaacAAGGCTCTAGCCGCTTGAGCCGGCCCCTAGGGGTTCTATGATAATGTTCTTTTCAGTCATTCTTTGGCAATTCATCATTTTTAGGTTGCTGTGGAGTCTGAACTCATTCTTGAACACTTGACATTTTGTCATGTGACAATGCCAAGTGGCTCTTTCAGTTCTGATTGAGAATAATCTTTCTTAACCATGTCCCATGCTAACTGAAAAATTGACGATATGACTAGTGAAAATGAGTttgtcaaaaaattaattttgttcaaaaaggaagtaaatattaatgtatatgGTATATAAGGTGCTCTAGTGAAACAAATATTCTTTGGTACTACGTCTCGTGTTGCAAGAGCCTATGTGCCAGTGTGATTGCAGCATGCAAGATCTTATATGCCATTGTGATTGCAACAAATTAACCTTTCATTAATCCCTTTAGATAACCATTTTTTCCAGAGTAATGATAAATAACTAGCAAGCAGACTTGAGCATGGCTTGACTCTAACCATCCCATATTTTATGCAACGTATAATGTTTCATGGTGTAGGTTGAGGTAGAAAGCTAAAAAGGTACAAATAGGATCAGTTGGTTGTGATTGGGAGTTTAACGTGTCTCTGTAATTTTGTTCAAGGTTGCTTAAAATGCATACCCTTACTTGGCCTCTTATCAAACAAAAGTGTTATGGTTTGAAAGATAGAGTGGGGGGAATGtaggaaagaagataaatctgatGCAGAAAACAGCAAGAACAATTTTATAGAACATGAACAACTTAATAGACTATCTTGAAAAGTTTTTCCTTCAAGGAATGCAGGTAATTTATTGACGTAAATCAACAAATTATTGCACTACGTTTTCTTTTAAACTTTTGAAGTCAACGGCAATTTAAGCTTATAAAGTTGAATAATCTGGATGTTTCTCATAGCAATGAATCAGATACAATGAGAATTGACGGTACACTTTATAGGCTTTTGGAGATAACTGATGAAAACTCTTCCGTCCTGCAGGGTAGGTGATGGACCCATTGCAGGATCTTCAGCATATGCCGATGACGAAATTGGTGCATGTGGGGCAACTGGAGATGGTGACATTATGATGCGCTTCCTTCCATGGTGACGTACATAACTTAGTTTCTTTCAGTTTGGGATCATTCATGGCACTAGTTTTAATCATTCACAATCTGAATTCCATAAGTTCTTTGAAAATCTAGAAAGCACTGGAATATATACTGCCAAATATTCTCCCTAgtgcattttttatattaacttTTGGTTTGTTCACATGCTTGAATCAGTCCCTATTTTGTCTACATCTCCTACAAcattaatataagaaaaaaatcccTATACCACACacctacttttattttttatctttttattttattttattttccctcAGCAGGTGTGTGGTGTAGTGCTGCTGAGTAGAAGAACTGTAATGTCCTATTTTCTGGTCTGTTTTTTAGTCTTAAGAAATCCTCTCATTTGATTACAGTTATCAAGTAGTGGAGAGTATGAGATTAGGAATGGAACCCAAGCTTGCTGCAAAGGATGCAATATCAAGAATAGCAAAAAAATTTCCTGATTTTGTGGGAGCTGTTTTTGCGATTAATAAGAATGGGAAGCATGCTGGTGCTTGCCATGGATGGACATTTCAATACTCGGTGAGAAGCCAAGAAATGGATGATGTGGAAGTGTTCACTGTGCTACCCTAAATTAGTTAACTCTCTTAACTCGGCAGGGAAGCTTTGATACGTAATGTGTATTATTAATGAGATGGTCTTTCCATAATTCCATTTTATTCCTACAATGTAAGTGACATGGAATTATTGTACTTTCATGATATTGATATGGCCAATCTTCAgcagaaaatttatttattttttactgattttttcatGCTTACCGTTGAATGATATCAGAATTTTTGAACTTTAGACAATCTCATGCATGGGTCATGAGATGGTAGGCAGACTTGGACAGAGGGCTAACGGGTAAGGCTAACACATGACAAAGACGATGAGACAATTAAGTAAAACCAAGGGCAGCAGTAACATCATTTAGAACAAGTGCAGCATCAATGTCATACTAGAAATGAGTTATTATCTCTTGAGCCTGTATTACATATCTGCATGGCCAAGCCTAACTTCCTACTGTTCAAATTAaatctcgtttggttacacaaatgatctaatctcatataatcatcacttttttaaactctcacacaaaatacaataatatttaacactttcaaattttaaaacaaaaataatattacaaaaatatattctaataatatttttttcaactttcatctcattttatctatgTAACCAAACAAGACCTAAACCTTTTATAACCTTCGATTACTTCCCCGATTTAGTATTTAGTAAACAGAATACAAAAAGAAAGCCATTGGGATAAATCCAAATTAATTATAAGTGAATTTAACAACACGAGCACGCGTTTAAAACCCTCCCCTCCCCCAAATGACCTAAAATGAGAATCCATGTAGACAAAGTGCAATTCTTCCATTTTCAGTCGGAATCAGAATCAGGATTCATTGAGGATCTCACTGCCCTGTGcatattttcatgatttccatcgtcttcttcatcttcatcttctttcttctcaCTAATAATACCTGTAATAACGATTGTTGAGACTCTTGTCATGCGctaaaataaagcaaaacatgCCAGACAAAAGCATTTACCTTTCTTTATTAGTAGCACTTCCATTGTCTTTGTTGTGAAATCATCTTTTCCTCCCAGATCTTGAAATCCAACCAGCCTATCAACTGCGATTCCTTTCCTGAGTAAAAATTGCGACAAGAATGTCTTGATGCCTAAGCTTGAACTTAGATCTGAGGTCATATAAGTTCTCATATAGGCATATCGGCACTGCCAACCTTAGGCTAACAATCATTGGGATATCATTATCTGGGCTCAGCTCCAGGAAAATAACACCAATTGTTCATCCTTATTGTTTTCAagaaataaactaaaagaaGTACAGAATCATACAGAGCTCTATTTTTAGAATTCCAACTTCTTTTGACTTATCCTGTCTTTCAAAGTTACCAAATCGGACCGTACTGACATGCCTCTAGCATCTACAAGGAACAGAACATTTAAAAGACAACAGATATGCCCTCACCTGAACAATATAACACAAGGCAAAGTCTTGACTCCTAGTTTCGCAATGAAGAAGGGTGCATTCTGCATTTCATTTAAGTAATGTATCTAAGTATGCATCTTGATTTCTTTATGAGGTCAGACTTTTGCAACAATTGAATCTTCAAATTCCAATGTTGGGATCAAGTATACTCAAAAGAGAAAACACCAAAAAATTTCTTTCTTGCAACATATTTACTCAAACTAATGTCTACAGACCTCTGCATCCAGTTTGACGAACTTTGTACCAACGTGCCTTGGTGCTAGGGACTTCAAATGCTTATCCATTATCCTACACAGATCCATTTGGTATGAACACATGAACTTTTCAATTCATATATTTAGGTTCATGATCGTGTGCATCTATTTTGGGAGAGGGGagggagacagagagagagaatataagATTAAACTATATGTTTTACTTGCAGCGATAGAACTCCTGATGATAGAAATGACAAATCACTTTTTCACTACTGGTAACTTCACCCAAGAAATCCCCCTCAGTAATCTCCCTGTATTCTCCATGCCCTTGCCTTTTTAATGCTTCCCGCTTCTCAGCTTCTTTCTATTCAAATGAATCCCATCATAAATACTTACTAATTACAGTATACTTCCGCCAAATCAATTTATCAAAGTACATccaagaaaatttagaaaaacatCAAAACTCTTACCTTGAGAGCTGCAATCCTATCTGCATGCAATTTTTCCAGCTCCGGATCCTAATATAACCCGATGCAAGTACACCTCATAAATAGAAACAAGTGCATTAAATACCAGATGGATTAAATAGAAGCACTATCAAACTTACATCCATCAACTCATCAAGGTCGACCTCCTGGTTGAAAGAACTTGATGCCTGTGGCTTCCCTTGAGCAAGCAACTCCTATAAGATATGAGATCACATTAGACAACAAACAACAATCAACATACTATTCAATGTGACTTGCAATCTAATGCATtaaacaatatatttttaatcagtTGCTTAAAAAGCATACCCGCTTTCATGCAACTCGGGAAGAAAGTAATATAACCTAGCAAAGCCATCATTTACTGTCATCTAAGCTAACTACTACTCAGCCCACTTCAACCGAAAGAGAGTAATAGTACAGCGGAAATTTGCATaatcccaaaaacaaaaactctataTTCAGCTGTGAAATAAACAGGCTTAATTTACATCAGGGTAGAATATCAACGATGGTCTCAGATCATTGCTTAACATATTTTTTGATGAAAAGGAATTCTAGAAACCGTGTAAACGCAACATGTCTTTTAACCGGTTAAATGTTGGACAAATATAATGCATCACCACAACACAAATCAAGTAAATCATCGGCTTCACCAATGGGACGTGACtcctaaaaattgtttgaatttaagGGTTTGAACCTTACACCTAGAAGGAGCATACCTCCACTTGAGCCAATCCCTAGGGATTCAATGCTTAACATATTGACAGAAAGATATCTGATGCTTGAACTAAGTCAACGGAATGCCTTAAAGCTTCACCAGAGGAGATGGCTATACCGGAATTGAAAAGGTAATTGCATGCTACAATAGCTGTTGAGATCATTGTTTGTTAAGAAAATTGTTATCTATAAACCATAAAAACTAGGAAGTATTAATCACATTTCTTTACttccaaaaacttaaaaaaaccaTCATTGGAACATAACATACTAACATAAAATTACCTAATAAAAAGAAGGGTATAGttgataaatttaaagatgaCAGAATGGATTATTAACGATATGGGAGATAAAGAAATAATCAAGAGAAAAACCTTCTGATAATCACGAGCAGCAGCTGCCATCACATTTCCAAATGCTAAGTTAGACAAAGTTGATTTCACTGAATCCGGATCCATCTGTTTGCTCTTTCCTTTCTCTATATCTGAAAGATTTAAACTATATTGTATTGCTTTCAAATGAAACTtgtaacataaaaaaataaaaaatgaaattcaagaacattttttttttgataagtacaaatattttatatatcaaaatgagtAACCAAGTATACTtaacgtatacaagaaaacacttaGCCCATAATAAATCGCCCCTAATGACCCAAAgaagcaaagttttgaaatccgttccggagaccattccggttgaggcactggaacggaatatttcggtaccggtacgtttcggtgtaccgtttcgggattaattatatattatatataaacatttatatgtatatataaactaacaattaataaaataaatacatatatatgtaagtgtgtgatatgtatatgtgtatatatatagaagaattaaagattcataaaatgaatatatattgaaaaaaaatcacaaacttgagttcacttttaaagaatagacagattattaaaagtaacaatacttctagtgcacggaaaggggtatttgaattctaaaagtacaattttattcattatttttcaacttatttacaagagagcttctattttttttttttttttttttaattttttttttttttttttggaccagaattactattccggccgaaataccggaattccggccggaatttgacccggaacggaaTAGATACCCATCCCATTCCGGTCACTGTTtcggcacgaaaaattccggccattccggccgAAACGAAACGATTTTTAAAACATTGCAAAGAAGCCCGagaaaaacaacccaaaatacaCTAATCCCAAAACTACCCAAAAATTACACTGAACCTcaaccccttgtttcccgtATAACTAATACCCAAGCCAAACCCCAACCCCTTGTGTTTCCCGTCTTCACATTGCCCTCCCTTTAGACTTCCCTCTAACTGAGCTACCTCCCTTAGTGTCATAGTTAATTGCCCAAGAAAAACGCTGTAACTTCctatttttcttgaaacttttgGTTTCAAGAAAAACTACTcgtcttttgtttttcttcaagaacATTTTTAAGGTGCGAAGATAGGAAATTGACTAATTAATCTGttccataaaatataaataagaaaaattaaaaaagtgaattttgcCTGGGGGCACTCCCAGCAGTCACTGCTGGGTGGCACCATAGCAGCACTCATCTAATTTATCAGTGTTTGGTTTATGAATAATACTACTACGCCCCTTCATTTTGCCCCATCATTTTGACCACTCAtgcatttaatttattattattattattatttgcatattgattaaggaagtgactattagtgtattgatatttttttatattttttaaaaaatttaaaagtgttaaaaaatatataaataagaaaaattaaaaaaaaattaaaaaagtgaattttgcCTAGGGGGCACGCCCAGCGGTCACTGCTGGGCAGCACCCTAGCAGCACTCATTCTAATTTATTAGTGTTCGGTCTATGAATAATGCTACTATACCCCTTCATTTTTCTCCCTCATTTTGACCGCtaatggatttaatttttttcaaaattttttattttttgcttactAATTAAgtaagtgactattagtgtattaatatttttttatatttttaaaaaaatttaaagatttaaaaaaaatataaataagaaaaatgaataaaatgaattttgccTAGGGACAACGCCCAGCAGTGACGGCACCCTAGCAGCACTCTTTGCTGAAACTCTGGTACTTTAAGGATGGGAGTCAACTTGGGGAAGGTCTTTCTACTTTCTAGCCTTCTAGGGCCCTCTTCACTCACGAGCCGTATCACCAAAGGCAAATTTGAATGTCCTATCTCACTCACCAAAGGCAACTGCAATGTGGctttgcaaatatatatatatatttttctatattttcttaccatttaaactttttcaattaTTGGACAATGTAAGATGCTGTTCTCAATAactttttcaattaattaatcttttgAGTAAACTGCCCGACTGTATGCATCGTGACGATGATGATGAACATGCAAACTCTCAATTATACTTTTTGTCTGTGAGAGCAATGCCATTCCGAAGTTTCTCATGTCCAGTTGATGAACATGAAAAAtggatataaatgaaatgagtaAAGAGTTCTTACACACGGGATGTGCAAGATAATGACAAATTGGGTTATCTATATTAAAGATAACCCTGTTAGGCCAGTAACCCAAAATTAATCAGTgattaattaagaataaatgaCGAAATACAGAGGTATATATATGACCTGTGATAAAATTAGCATTTAGCGTTGCATAAACAAGCTTTTTCAGTTTCAAatttcatgaaaaaaattacagtttcaagtaattttaattattttctgttATGGTTCAGTAAATCAGCATGCATAAGATTCTAATTTTAGTTTCGAGCTAAATGATCAAACATTCTCATACACTTCTTCTTGATTACCCAAAACTACCTATACTGTCTACCCCCTTCTTTATTTCTATGGATAAAAGGCAGGCAATCCAGAAGCTGTCTCCTGCGAGCATGCTTCTTGGCTGCTGTGAATGCCACGCAGCCATATGGATAATGGAGAGAATTATTATACTATACTGATCTTACGATACAAATTTGTAGTAAATGCTAAAAATACATTGAATTTCCTTCCATTAAAGCTTGAAATCTGTTGAAATGAAGACTGCATAGTAGACTAAAATAAAACCTAAATTTAAAACATgaacatataatactatattTCAGCTTCATGGTGCATCGCTGCAGGTAAACTATTTTCCACCTTTATATATAAAGGAGTGCAGATATATCAGGAATCCAACCAAAAgacagaaacaaaaaaataaataaataaataaataaaaaacctcTATGTAAATGAGATTCAATATTCTCTGATTCTCCCTTTTaccataaaataattaaagagtaAATTGTTcgataaacatataaaaaataacaaaattggtatctttcagaaatttcaaattgaaagaTCTAACTCCTCGGAATCTGAGACTGTCAATGCAGAGTATCTAAAAACAAGAACAATAACAGTGATAGGAGGATGCACATGGgtgaaaaagaaatggaaagggaggaataaaataaaaaaagcctaAACCTATTTTTCAGTGACAACTGCTAATTGATGAACCATGTTGTCTACATTgtatgagggaaaaaaaaaaacaaatttttcatGAACAGAAAACCTGTAGCAAAGAACATCATAAAAAAGATCTGGAAAAACTGGTACTATAAATTCGGAAGAGATAACCTTCAAACCAAAACTGGGCCACCCA
This genomic window from Carya illinoinensis cultivar Pawnee chromosome 7, C.illinoinensisPawnee_v1, whole genome shotgun sequence contains:
- the LOC122315488 gene encoding thioredoxin domain-containing protein PLP3B-like, giving the protein MDPDSVKSTLSNLAFGNVMAAAARDYQKELLAQGKPQASSSFNQEVDLDELMDDPELEKLHADRIAALKKEAEKREALKRQGHGEYREITEGDFLGEVTSSEKVICHFYHQEFYRCKIMDKHLKSLAPRHVGTKFVKLDAENAPFFIAKLGVKTLPCVILFRKGIAVDRLVGFQDLGGKDDFTTKTMEVLLIKKGIISEKKEDEDEEDDGNHENMHRAVRSSMNPDSDSD
- the LOC122315487 gene encoding probable isoaspartyl peptidase/L-asparaginase 3 isoform X3; translated protein: MDGVTMEVGAVAAMSYVKDGIRAARLVMQHTKHTLLVGEQASAFALSMGLPGPTNLSSSESLAKWSKWKENRCQPNFRQNVVPINSCGPYHPRDSLDLTKEACSRAKLLETSESRSSLVGLHNHDTIAMAVIDRMGHLAVGTSTNGATYKIPGRVGDGPIAGSSAYADDEIGACGATGDGDIMMRFLPCYQVVESMRLGMEPKLAAKDAISRIAKKFPDFVGAVFAINKNGKHAGACHGWTFQYSVRSQEMDDVEVFTVLP
- the LOC122315487 gene encoding probable isoaspartyl peptidase/L-asparaginase 3 isoform X4, with protein sequence MEVGAVAAMSYVKDGIRAARLVMQHTKHTLLVGEQASAFALSMGLPGPTNLSSSESLAKWSKWKENRCQPNFRQNVVPINSCGPYHPRDSLDLTKEACSRAKLLETSESRSSLVGLHNHDTIAMAVIDRMGHLAVGTSTNGATYKIPGRVGDGPIAGSSAYADDEIGACGATGDGDIMMRFLPCYQVVESMRLGMEPKLAAKDAISRIAKKFPDFVGAVFAINKNGKHAGACHGWTFQYSVRSQEMDDVEVFTVLP
- the LOC122315487 gene encoding probable isoaspartyl peptidase/L-asparaginase 3 isoform X2, which codes for MVVVHEALNSGPYPLVVSTWPFLDAVRAAWRTVDSGFSAVDAVVEGCSACEELQCDGTVGPGGSPNENGETTIDALVMDGVTMEVGAVAAMSYVKDGIRAARLVMQHTKHTLLVGEQASAFALSMGLPGPTNLSSSESLAKWSKWKENRCQPNFRQNVVPINSCGPYHPRDSLDLTKEACSRAKLLETSESRSSLVGLHNHDTIAMAVIDRMGHLAVGTSTNGATYKIPGRVGDGPIAGSSAYADDEIGACGATGDGDIMMRFLPCYQVVESMRLGMEPKLAAKDAISRIAKKFPDFVGAVFAINKNGKHAGACHGWTFQYSVRSQEMDDVEVFTVLP
- the LOC122315487 gene encoding probable isoaspartyl peptidase/L-asparaginase 3 isoform X1 yields the protein MATKNLFLSYTLLLALLHLVVVHEALNSGPYPLVVSTWPFLDAVRAAWRTVDSGFSAVDAVVEGCSACEELQCDGTVGPGGSPNENGETTIDALVMDGVTMEVGAVAAMSYVKDGIRAARLVMQHTKHTLLVGEQASAFALSMGLPGPTNLSSSESLAKWSKWKENRCQPNFRQNVVPINSCGPYHPRDSLDLTKEACSRAKLLETSESRSSLVGLHNHDTIAMAVIDRMGHLAVGTSTNGATYKIPGRVGDGPIAGSSAYADDEIGACGATGDGDIMMRFLPCYQVVESMRLGMEPKLAAKDAISRIAKKFPDFVGAVFAINKNGKHAGACHGWTFQYSVRSQEMDDVEVFTVLP